From Humisphaera borealis, the proteins below share one genomic window:
- a CDS encoding HEAT repeat domain-containing protein: MTVFARFGRCSDEMMAKLIGILHRDPIAGNRAEAARTIATLNSGSESALKSLIQALNDADRSVRSTVATQLRVLGGGAAAAIPALRRLAGEPETPMLLRFEFKQAADVIEWRVAGNDGPMPEPPRRRRGKA; the protein is encoded by the coding sequence ATGACGGTATTCGCCCGTTTCGGACGATGCTCGGATGAAATGATGGCGAAGCTGATCGGAATCCTTCATCGCGATCCGATTGCGGGAAATCGCGCAGAAGCCGCGCGGACAATCGCAACACTCAACTCGGGCAGTGAATCAGCGCTCAAGAGTCTAATCCAGGCGTTGAATGACGCCGATCGATCAGTCCGGAGCACTGTTGCCACACAGCTGCGCGTGCTCGGCGGCGGGGCGGCGGCCGCAATCCCCGCTTTACGACGTCTGGCTGGGGAACCAGAAACGCCAATGCTTCTAAGGTTTGAGTTCAAGCAGGCTGCGGACGTTATCGAATGGCGCGTGGCAGGTAACGATGGCCCAATGCCTGAGCCACCACGTCGCCGGCGCGGGAAAGCATGA
- a CDS encoding pyruvate dehydrogenase complex dihydrolipoamide acetyltransferase, whose amino-acid sequence MPSKINMPQQSDTMTEGTVVKWLKKEGDKVKAGEVIAEIETDKAVMEMESSEAGTLAAILAKDGQKVAVGAAIAILATGSEKVEDVKKSAGASTAAAPAAKAESAPAPQAAAASPAGSSAPGWTAPKAQRAPISKDEEPAGGQGFHPPTSDTTVAVAEQEAKAAAAAYAVHQTENGQGGRLFASPLARRIAADKGIDLRQVKGSGPGGRIVQLDVLNFKPAPAAPVEQKADGAKPQATPAPARVSRGTTDVQPLTKMRGAIATALQRSKQQIPHFYVTVDVDVEELFNMRVRLNKALEADGVKVSVNDFVTKASCVALMKHPAVNAHWTGDSITRFGDVHIGVAVAIPDGLIVPVIKNADQMGLKELQQRTGELAKKAKAQKLKGDEMKGATFTISNLGMFGVKEFSAIINPPEVAILAVAAAEKRAVVKNDQIVARWTMSLTLSCDHRAVDGATAAEFMRTLKGLLEEPGLMLV is encoded by the coding sequence ATGCCATCCAAGATCAACATGCCCCAGCAGAGCGACACGATGACCGAAGGAACGGTTGTGAAGTGGCTCAAGAAAGAGGGCGACAAGGTGAAAGCCGGCGAAGTGATCGCCGAGATCGAGACCGACAAGGCGGTCATGGAGATGGAGTCGTCCGAGGCGGGCACGCTCGCGGCGATCCTGGCGAAGGACGGACAGAAGGTTGCGGTCGGTGCGGCGATCGCCATCCTCGCGACGGGCTCGGAGAAGGTCGAAGACGTGAAGAAGTCGGCGGGTGCTTCGACCGCCGCGGCACCGGCAGCCAAGGCCGAATCGGCCCCCGCGCCGCAGGCTGCTGCTGCATCGCCAGCCGGCAGTTCCGCCCCCGGCTGGACCGCGCCCAAGGCCCAGCGCGCCCCGATCTCGAAAGACGAAGAACCCGCCGGCGGCCAGGGCTTTCACCCGCCGACGAGCGACACCACGGTCGCCGTCGCCGAGCAGGAAGCCAAAGCCGCTGCCGCGGCCTACGCCGTCCACCAGACTGAGAACGGCCAGGGCGGCCGCTTGTTCGCCTCGCCGCTGGCCCGCCGCATCGCCGCCGACAAGGGCATCGACCTGCGGCAGGTCAAGGGTTCCGGTCCCGGCGGCCGGATCGTCCAGTTGGACGTGCTGAACTTCAAGCCGGCTCCCGCCGCCCCCGTCGAACAGAAGGCCGATGGCGCCAAACCGCAAGCGACGCCTGCACCCGCTCGTGTCTCGCGCGGCACGACCGACGTACAGCCGCTCACCAAGATGCGCGGCGCGATCGCGACGGCCCTCCAGCGGTCCAAGCAGCAGATCCCCCACTTCTACGTCACGGTCGATGTCGACGTCGAAGAACTCTTCAACATGCGCGTCCGTCTGAACAAGGCACTCGAAGCCGACGGCGTGAAGGTGTCGGTCAACGACTTCGTCACCAAGGCGTCCTGCGTCGCACTGATGAAGCACCCCGCCGTCAACGCCCACTGGACCGGCGATTCGATCACCCGTTTCGGCGACGTCCACATCGGCGTCGCGGTCGCGATCCCCGACGGCCTGATCGTGCCAGTGATCAAGAACGCCGATCAGATGGGCCTGAAGGAACTCCAGCAGCGCACGGGCGAACTGGCCAAGAAGGCCAAGGCCCAGAAGCTCAAGGGCGATGAGATGAAGGGCGCGACCTTCACCATCAGCAACCTGGGGATGTTCGGCGTGAAAGAGTTCAGCGCGATCATCAACCCGCCCGAGGTCGCGATCCTCGCCGTCGCCGCCGCCGAGAAGCGCGCGGTGGTGAAGAACGACCAGATCGTCGCTCGCTGGACGATGAGCCTGACGCTGAGCTGCGATCACCGCGCGGTAGACGGCGCGACCGCCGCCGAGTTCATGCGGACGCTGAAGGGGTTGCTTGAGGAGCCGGGGTTGATGTTGGTGTAG
- a CDS encoding alpha-ketoacid dehydrogenase subunit beta, translating to MAVLQLREALRAAMTEEMDRDPNVFLLGEEVAEYNGAYKVSQGMLDKYGPGRVIDTPISEAAFSGLAVGAATMGLRPIVEFMSWSFTWVCIDQIVNNAANVRYMSGGQYKVPVVFRGGNGIAHQLGATHSHRMESVYARIPGLITVCPSTPAEAKGLLKSAIRCDDPVIFLESEKMLNEKGEVPDDTNFTIPLGVANVERQGKDVTILSYGRPLQRVVRPAVEALVNDHQIDVELIDLRTLRPLDLHTIVESVKKTGRCVIVDEDWGYAGMGSGILYKIQKPCFDYLDAPIEYVHSDEIPVPFNHYLEEAMMPSVDRIVSAVKDVCYR from the coding sequence ATGGCCGTCCTTCAACTCCGAGAAGCCCTCCGTGCCGCGATGACCGAAGAGATGGATCGCGACCCCAACGTGTTCCTGCTCGGCGAGGAAGTCGCCGAATACAACGGCGCCTACAAGGTGTCGCAGGGAATGCTCGACAAGTACGGCCCCGGCCGCGTCATCGACACGCCGATCTCCGAAGCCGCCTTCAGCGGGCTGGCCGTCGGCGCCGCCACCATGGGCCTGCGGCCGATCGTCGAGTTCATGAGCTGGTCGTTCACCTGGGTCTGCATCGACCAGATCGTGAACAACGCCGCCAACGTGCGCTACATGTCCGGCGGACAGTACAAGGTGCCGGTCGTCTTCCGCGGCGGTAACGGCATCGCCCACCAGCTTGGCGCGACGCACTCGCACCGCATGGAATCGGTCTACGCCCGCATCCCCGGCCTGATCACCGTCTGCCCCAGCACACCGGCCGAAGCCAAGGGCCTGCTGAAAAGCGCCATCCGCTGCGACGACCCGGTCATCTTCCTCGAATCCGAGAAGATGCTGAACGAAAAGGGCGAAGTCCCCGACGACACCAACTTCACCATCCCACTGGGCGTGGCGAACGTCGAACGCCAGGGCAAAGACGTTACCATCCTGAGCTACGGCCGGCCGCTGCAGCGCGTCGTCCGCCCCGCCGTCGAGGCGCTGGTGAACGACCACCAGATCGACGTCGAACTGATCGACCTTCGCACCCTGCGTCCGCTGGATTTGCACACGATCGTGGAGTCGGTGAAGAAGACCGGCCGCTGCGTGATCGTGGACGAAGACTGGGGCTACGCCGGCATGGGCAGCGGCATCCTGTACAAGATTCAGAAGCCCTGCTTCGACTACCTCGACGCCCCGATCGAATACGTCCATTCCGACGAGATCCCGGTCCCGTTCAATCATTACCTGGAAGAGGCGATGATGCCGAGCGTGGACCGTATCGTGTCGGCCGTGAAGGACGTCTGCTACCGATAA
- a CDS encoding thiamine pyrophosphate-dependent dehydrogenase E1 component subunit alpha translates to MAVANELERKVKLSAPIPNGNGQPQGGGEVERQRLRTMLLIRRFEEKTYVQYTEPRTLPDGSKEMKIGGFCHLYSGQEAVAVGIAAIFKKGIDALVNGYRCHGHSLALGMSPRAAMAELFGRATGCSKGKGGSMHFFDKEVGNHGGHGIVGGHIPLGLGFAFAQKYKKNGGVTYCLFGDGAINQGTFNEALNMASLLKVPAVFMVENNGVAMGTQVERHSAERDLAKRALGYNMPTENVDGNDVDAVIAAMTKAAERGMRGEGPTFYSVNTYRFRGHSMSDAMKYRPKEEAEKAKLRDPILLYSEKLKSRGLVTQEQIEAMEAEVQSEVNQAVEQAEADPNPGLDERFDDILAETYPYQPK, encoded by the coding sequence CAAGGCGGCGGCGAAGTGGAGCGCCAGCGTCTGCGGACGATGCTCCTGATCCGTCGGTTCGAAGAAAAGACCTACGTCCAATACACCGAGCCGCGCACCCTGCCGGACGGCAGCAAAGAAATGAAGATTGGCGGATTCTGCCACCTCTACAGCGGGCAGGAAGCCGTCGCCGTCGGCATCGCCGCGATCTTCAAGAAAGGCATCGACGCGCTGGTCAACGGCTACCGTTGCCATGGTCACTCGCTGGCGCTGGGGATGAGCCCCCGGGCCGCGATGGCCGAGCTCTTCGGCCGGGCGACCGGCTGCTCGAAGGGCAAAGGCGGCTCGATGCACTTCTTCGATAAGGAAGTGGGCAACCACGGCGGGCACGGCATCGTAGGCGGCCATATTCCCCTCGGACTCGGCTTTGCCTTCGCTCAGAAATACAAGAAAAACGGTGGCGTAACGTACTGCCTGTTCGGCGACGGCGCGATCAACCAGGGCACGTTCAACGAGGCGCTCAACATGGCGTCGCTGTTGAAGGTGCCCGCGGTGTTTATGGTGGAAAACAACGGCGTCGCCATGGGCACGCAGGTCGAACGGCACAGCGCCGAGCGCGATCTGGCCAAGCGGGCGCTCGGCTACAACATGCCGACGGAAAACGTCGACGGTAACGATGTCGACGCCGTCATCGCCGCCATGACCAAGGCCGCCGAGCGTGGCATGCGTGGCGAAGGGCCGACGTTCTACTCGGTCAACACGTACCGCTTCCGCGGGCACTCGATGTCGGACGCGATGAAGTACCGCCCGAAGGAAGAAGCCGAGAAGGCAAAGCTCCGCGACCCGATCCTGCTCTACTCCGAAAAGCTCAAGAGCCGCGGGCTCGTCACGCAGGAGCAGATCGAGGCGATGGAAGCCGAAGTGCAGAGCGAAGTGAACCAGGCCGTCGAACAGGCCGAGGCCGACCCGAACCCGGGGCTGGACGAGCGGTTCGACGACATCCTCGCCGAGACCTATCCGTACCAGCCGAAGTGA